From Mesobacillus boroniphilus, the proteins below share one genomic window:
- a CDS encoding MFS transporter: MDQQNSRFRWVVFVSVLLTYLLMSSQRTAPGLITEQVMKDFHVTATTIGLLTSMQFFVYTSLQIPMGILADRFGPNFFLIIGAIITGLGTIIYSLGTHEFVLFFARILTGIGDATIWVNLVLILSQWFKVKEFVRLIGVAGMTGSLGFLLATVPFSAWIDLLGWRAAFFSAGIALCLSGILLYIVLVKKPRQLFHNESVAVKDEIQRQNISVLLKRIVLNRQAWALFFCHFGVVGGYVGFISSWAVPYGMNMYDMTRSDASQLIMVGLIGALIGAPLTSWISSRLETIKRPYVIVHFIILTSWSAFLLFKGNPPFFILITLFFIIGFGFGASALTFAVVRQSFPIRESGFVSGFANTGGFLSAVLLPGFFGKVLDHFHSVSGSMTEGYFYGFIIPVIFSLIGLFGVMSIKEMRQPESAEQESSL; encoded by the coding sequence TTGGACCAACAAAATAGCAGGTTTCGGTGGGTTGTATTTGTTTCCGTATTGTTAACTTACTTATTAATGTCGAGCCAACGAACAGCTCCGGGATTGATTACAGAGCAGGTGATGAAGGATTTTCATGTAACAGCAACAACGATTGGGTTACTGACGAGTATGCAATTCTTTGTTTATACTAGTTTGCAAATTCCAATGGGGATTTTAGCTGATCGGTTTGGGCCGAATTTTTTTCTCATTATAGGTGCAATCATTACTGGGTTAGGCACGATCATTTATAGTCTTGGAACACATGAGTTTGTCTTGTTTTTTGCCAGGATACTTACGGGAATTGGAGATGCGACTATTTGGGTCAATTTGGTATTGATTTTAAGCCAATGGTTTAAAGTAAAGGAGTTTGTTAGATTAATTGGGGTTGCGGGAATGACGGGAAGTCTTGGATTCCTTCTCGCGACCGTTCCTTTCTCCGCTTGGATTGACTTACTTGGCTGGAGGGCAGCCTTTTTTTCTGCGGGCATAGCCTTATGTTTATCAGGAATTCTTCTTTATATTGTACTGGTAAAGAAACCAAGACAACTCTTTCATAATGAATCGGTAGCTGTAAAAGATGAAATTCAACGTCAAAACATTTCGGTGTTACTGAAAAGAATCGTTTTGAATCGGCAGGCGTGGGCTTTATTCTTCTGTCATTTTGGGGTTGTTGGCGGCTATGTGGGCTTTATTAGTTCATGGGCAGTGCCCTATGGGATGAATATGTATGATATGACTCGATCAGATGCCAGTCAACTTATAATGGTTGGTCTTATAGGGGCACTTATAGGAGCCCCGCTAACCAGTTGGATTTCAAGTCGTCTTGAAACAATTAAGCGTCCTTATGTAATTGTTCATTTTATTATTTTGACAAGCTGGTCTGCTTTCCTTTTATTTAAAGGGAATCCGCCATTCTTCATTCTCATTACGCTTTTCTTTATCATCGGCTTTGGATTTGGAGCAAGTGCCTTAACTTTTGCTGTCGTTCGTCAATCCTTTCCTATTAGGGAATCTGGCTTTGTATCTGGTTTTGCGAATACTGGTGGATTTCTAAGTGCTGTTTTACTGCCAGGGTTTTTCGGAAAAGTATTGGATCATTTTCATTCTGTTTCAGGCAGTATGACTGAAGGCTATTTTTATGGATTCATCATTCCAGTCATCTTTTCTCTAATTGGCTTGTTTGGAGTGATGTCTATTAAGGAAATGCGTCAGCCTGAGTCGGCAGAACAAGAATCCTCCCTCTAA
- a CDS encoding NUDIX hydrolase translates to MIKFSIDKDRSFHLRSAAIIKINGRVLFQRSVNSENWFLPGGRVEYFESTEVTLKRELMEEFNLKVDHMKLCWVVEYFLEAGNKKIQELGMHYLVEIPEDHELVNNKDEFKGEEDGYIHKWIEINELDKYKIVPEFVVPQLQKLEDLNDIEHTVLTVVRNLGPF, encoded by the coding sequence ATGATCAAGTTCTCAATTGATAAAGATAGAAGCTTTCATTTAAGATCTGCAGCCATTATAAAAATTAATGGTAGGGTCTTATTTCAAAGGTCAGTTAATAGTGAAAATTGGTTTTTGCCAGGAGGAAGAGTTGAATATTTTGAGTCAACAGAAGTGACATTAAAAAGAGAGTTAATGGAAGAGTTTAACTTAAAGGTAGATCATATGAAACTCTGCTGGGTAGTGGAGTATTTTTTAGAGGCTGGGAATAAAAAAATTCAGGAATTAGGTATGCATTACCTTGTGGAAATTCCCGAAGATCATGAATTAGTTAACAATAAAGATGAGTTCAAAGGAGAGGAAGACGGATATATTCACAAATGGATTGAGATCAATGAACTTGATAAGTACAAAATAGTACCCGAGTTTGTTGTTCCTCAGTTACAAAAGTTGGAAGACCTCAACGATATAGAACATACAGTTTTAACAGTAGTAAGGAACTTGGGACCGTTCTAG